ATGTCAAATTACCAAAGTCAATGGCTTCAGTAGTTCCAGTTTTTCTTATTCCTGTTTTAGGTACTTTGGTGACTGTACTAATGATTAATTATGTGATTGGCGTTCCATTTGCGGCTTTAAATATAGGGCTTGAAAATTGGTTAAATAGTTTAAGTGGCGGAAACCAAATTTTAATGGCAGCAGTTGTTGGGGCAATGGTTGGTTTTGATTTAGGTGGCCCAGTTAATAAAGCTGCTGTAACAACAGCGATGGCGCTATTAACTAGTGGTGTCTATGCACCAAATACAGCAGCACAAGTTGCAATTATTATTCCACCAATTGGGTTAGGATTAGCAACTGTGATTGGAAAGCATAAATACAATACTGAGTTAAAAGAAGCTGGAAAGTCATCAATTATTATGGGATTAGTTGGGATCAGTGAAGGTGCAATTCCATTCGCAGTAGAAAGCCCTTTAAAAGTTATTCCTTCAACTGTGATTGGTTCAGCAATCGGCTCAGCTATGGCAGTTGGTCTTGGTGCAGTTAATCAAGCTCCAATTAGTGGTTTTTATGGTTGGTTTACGGTAGAAAAATGGCCGATTTATATTCTGTCTATTGCAGTAGGTTCATTATTTGTAGCGATATCTAGTGTTCTTTTAAGAAATAAAGATGCAGGCATTGAAGAAGTATCTATGAGTTTAGATGAAGAATTTGATGAAGATGCATGGGAAGAAGAGTGGCAAAGTTAATGACAAATGTACACATTGTAAATCACACACATTGGGATCGGGAATGGTATTTTACATCAATGGATGCCTTGGTTTTAAGTGATCAATTATTCAGTGATGTATTGACTGAGTTATCCTGCAATCCGGAAGCTAGTTTTGTTTTAGATGGCCAGCTTTCAATTTTAGATGATTATTTGGACTTGTATCCAGAAAAATTACCTGAAATTAAAGCTTTGATTGAAGCACAACAATTATTTATCGGTCCATGGTTTACGCAATCTGATGCCTTCTTTACTTCGGGAGAATCAGTTTTACGGAATGCGATGATTGGAATTTTTGAAAGTAAGAAGTATGGCGATTTTATGCCAATTGGTTATCTACCGGATACATTTGGATTCAATGCTCAAATACCGGTTATTTTAAATGAAGCTGGCTTAGAAAATATTATTTTGTGGCGTGGAGTTAGTTTAGGTAAACATGTCAATTCTCCTTATTTCAAATGGGAGAGTTTAGGCGGAGGAAATCAGGTCTATGCTTTAAACTTTCCTCAAGGATATGGAACAGGAATGCTGCTTGAACCAACACTGGAATATGTTGAAGGTAGATTGGATAAGGCAGTTGATTTTATTAAGCAATTTACAGATTCTAAAGAAATTATGATTCCTTCTGGTAATGATCAATTAGGTATCATCTCAGACTTTAACAATAAAGTTGCAGAGATTAATCAGTTAGGTAAGTATGACTATCAAGTCAGTACGTATCAGAACTTTTTAGGTTTGATGAAAGAAATGGATTTGGAAACGTATCGTGGTGAATTTAGAGAACCAGTCTTGGCACGTGTGCATAAGACTATCGGTTCTGTTCGGATGGATTTGAAGCAAGAAATTTTTCATTTGGAGCACAAATTAATTCGCAGAACTGAGCCATTACTAGTCATTGCCCAGCAACTAGGGATTGATTTAAGTAATCGTTTGTTGTTAAAGACTTGGAAAAAATTGTTAGAATGTCAGGCTCATGATAGTTTAGCAGGTTGTGTATCAGATGCAGTTGCTGAGGATATCGCTCATCGCTTAAAAGAAGCCAATGAAATTTGTGATAGCTTAGAAAATATTGTTTTGAAAAGAATTTCTGAGTCCTTAGCACTTTCGGAAAATGAATTTTTAATGTTGAATACTTCACCTGTTGCTTTTTCTGGTGAGAAAGTGGTTAAACTTCTTTCAAGAACTAAAGACATTGAAATTCCTAATTGCGCTGTAGTTATTTTAGAGGCTGAATATATTGAAAGCCGAGAAAATATTATGGAGGAAACACCGGCTGGGAATCGCTTTATCACTGAGGCTGGTTATTATATTTTAACTTTACGGGTGACCTGTGATTTGCCAGGGCTGGGGTATAAAGTTTTTGCTTTTGAAAATAGCCAGCAAAAAACAGATACTTTTCAGGCTGTTTCTGGAACTGAAATTGTTGAAGGAAATTATAAACTTACATTTGAGAACAATCAGTTGGTGTACCAAGATCCACAACGGAGCATTACAAATTTTATTGCTTTGATTGATGATGGAAATGCTGGAGACACGTATGACTTTTCTCCGCTTCTTGATGATAAAGCCATCGAATTAGTCTTTTCTGAGTGTAAATGTGAAGAGTCTAAACTGTCTAGCCGGATGATACTAACGGGAAAATTAAACTTACCTTATGATTTACAGGAAAGAATGAATCAAGCTAAAACGACTAATTTTGCGTATCAATTAAGCTTAGAATTAAATGCTACAGGTGAAATTAAAGGTACTATTCAATTTGAAAATACCATTCTAAATCATCGCATCCGCTTAAAAGTGGCTTTAAATCAAACCATTAATCGAGCACTTTCTGGCGTTCCATATGGTTTTATTAGGAAAGAAAATCAGATAGTCGTTGATTGGGAAAAGCATTTTTCTGAAATGCCAGTCAATATTGAACCTTTTGAAAAAACCATTAGTGTCTTTACCCAAGAGGACTCTTGTTCAGTTTTTACTCATGATAGTAAAGAATACGAATATCAGGACTCAGAGTTGTTGTTAACTATATTAGCTACAACGGATACTTTAGGGAAGCCAGATTTGCTATATCGTCCAGGTAGAGCTTCAGGAGATACAACAAAAAAAGGTCATATTATGATGGCGACGCCACTTGCTCAATTGAAAGATAAGCAAGTCAAGAGTTCATTTGTTTTGAAATTTGATCAAAAAAAGATAAGCGAAAAAGAAATCGCTGATTGGCGCTATCAATTGGAGCAGACATCAGTTAGTTATCAACGTCAAAATCTAAACTTTTTCATCTATCGCATTGATAATAAAATTCAAAAGCGAATTGAGCCTTTAGGATTGAAAGAGCGAGAATTTAGTGTACTTTCATTCTCTGAACATGCAGGTGTTTTAGTTAGTGGAATTCACAATTCTTATTATGGAAATGGATTTGTCATTCGTTTTGAAAATCCAACAGCTACTGAAATTGAATTAAATTTGGTAAGTCTTTTCCCAAATAGGCAAGTTGAACGTGTCAATGCAGTCGAAATGATTCAAGACTTCTCAGGAAAAGTGCCAGCTTATGGCGTAGCGAGTTTTTTAGTCAAAATCAAATAGTTTTAACTGGCTAGATCAACTTAGATCTAGCCTTTCATTTGTCTAGTATAGGAGAGAAGTGTATATGATAGGAAAAATTACCAATAGAATTGGAATTCCAGCAAGTTTATTTTATGGTTATATAGGGTTGGTTTTTTTCATGATTGGTGCAGGTATTGAAACAAGTTGGTTTTCGGCTTTTTTGGTATCCTCGGGTTATGAGATTCAACTTGTTTCAGTGATTTTTAGTTTATATGGTCTATTTGTTGCTATATTTTCTTGGTTAACTAGTTTTTTTGTGAATATTTTTTCTGTTAGAAAAGTGATGATTGCAGGATTGATCATTTATCTGGTTAGTGCTGTCATTCTAATTGCAGGAATTTATTTTGAACTGCTTCCGGTGATTGCTGTAGCTTATACTTTAAGAGGGGCCTCCTATCCATTATTTGCTTATGCTTTTTTGATTTGGATTACTCTCAGATCAGAATTTAAAAATTTAGGGAAAGCGACTTCTTGGTTTTGGTTTAGCTTTAATTTAGGTCTGACAATCATTAGTCCATTGTTGGCTTCATTATTACTAAAATTTTCTAATTCAATAAATATTTTAGCCGTTGGAATGGTTATGGCTTTGCTTGGTAGTTTTTTATCATTAAAAGTGAACCGAGACCATTTACCAACATTTAACAATAATAAAAGTATATTATATGAAATGCAGGAGGGGATAATGATTCTTTTTGAGTATCCAAGACTGGCAATTGGCTTAGTTGTAAAAGCCATTAATAATATTGGTCAGTTTGGTTTTGTGATTATGATGCCTATTTTTTTAGTAAACCATGGTTATTCCTTGTCTCAATGGGGGATTATTTGGGCGACCACGTACGTAGTAAATTCATTTGCCGGAATCCTTTTTGGAAATTTAGGAGATTATTATGGGTGGCGGAAAATTGTGTGTTATTTTTCAGGAACATTGACAGCCTTGTCTTGCTTTTTAATTGGGAGTGTTGTTTTTTATTTTCCTGGTAATTTTTTCTTGTTGATGTTGGCTTTTATTGTATTCTCATTTGGGATTGCTGCATTTGGTCCATTGTCGGCTTTAATTCCAGCAATGGCCTTGGAAAAAAAGACAACTGCGCTATCGGTTTTAAATTTAGGTTCGGGACTCAGTAACTTTTTAGGCCCCGTTTTGGTGACAGTCCTCTTTCAAAAGTTTGATGGATTTTTCGTCTTAGCGGTTTTTGCCGTTTTATATTTATTAGCGAGTATTTTGGCCATATTTTTAAAAACACCAGAAGAATTAAAGAAAGTCTATTCTTTAAAAGAAGGTTAGTATAATGGTCTTCACTTTATTGAAATCTTGATTTAAAGGAACGACTTGTTAAATGAATTTGTAGCAGTAAAAAAACCAAGGAGTGGACTCTTTGGTTTTTTATTTTCTAGTATTTACATAAATTTAACTCAAAATCCATTTTAAATCCATTCTTTTTTGTTTAGGATTCAAAATGAAATCGACCTGTTAAAAAGCTGTAAATCCAATGTTTTTTCTGTAAATTTTAAAAAATAAACTAAAAAATATGGTTTACTAAGGGTGTAAGAAAACTGATTCAATGGAGGGGAAAAATGAAACAAGTTGAATTACAAAATATTTCCAAAACCTATCATTCACAAGCGAAAGTTTTAGACGAAATTGATGTTACGATTCAAGCAGGTGAATTTTTTGTATTAGTAGGACCATCTGGTTGTGGGAAAAGCACGATGTTAAGAATGATTGCTGGTTTGGAAGATATATCTGATGGAACATTAAAAATAGATGGTGAGGTAGTCAATCATTTGCCACCCAAAGAGCGGGATTTAGCCATGGTTTTCCAAAATTATGCCCTTTATCCACATTTAACTGTGGAACAAAATATACTTTTTGGGCTAGCGGCTAAAAAAGTAAAAAAAGAAGAACAACAAAAGCGTTTAGCAGAAGCAGTTGAAATGACTGGTTTAGGTTTGTTTTTGAAAAGAAAACCCAAAGAATTATCTGGCGGTCAAAGGCAGAGAGTTGCGTTAGCTAGAGCTATCGTGAGTCAAGCTAAGCTTTGTTTGATGGATGAACCCTTATCGAATTTAGATGCAAAACTACGTGGTCAAATGCGGATTGAGATTAAGCAATTGCAACGGAAATTAGGTATGACCATGATTTATGTGACACATGACCAAGTAGAAGCGATGACAATGGGTGATCGAATTATGGTTTTAAATGCTGGGAAGGTCCAACAAATCGGTGACCCTTTGACTTTATATAATGCGCCAGTTAATGAGTTTGTGGCTTCCTTTATTGGAACACCAAAGATGAATTTTTCAGTCGCTCATGTAACACAAGAAAATCAATTGTATGTAACTGAAGGACTATCAATTCCTTTACAAAAAGAACAGCTTGAACTCGTTGACTCTTTTAAAGAAGTTAAGGTAGGCATTAGACCAGAAGGAGTACAGCTCGCAACGTTGGATCAGGCAATGGGCTTGGTTAAAGTTTTAAATGTGGAACATTTAGGGGATGAAACCCAGGTCATTTTTGAAGTGAATGAGTCTTTATGGACCGCAAAATGGGCGGGTCAACATATGATTCAAGTTGGAGAAAGTCTTCCTATTAAGCTTAATCTAGCGGCATTGAAATTTTTCGACTCTGTAACGGGTGAGTTACTAACTACGAATTCAATGATAGAAGCAAATGGGAAAGGAGTTCGATAGTTATGGAAAGCCAAGAAATAGCTCCACTTTATTTTGAACAAGTGGAAAACTTTCAGCGCTATAAAAAAATAAAACGAATAAAAAATAGTTTGATTGGTTTTAGTTTTTTATTGCCCTCCATTTTACTGTTTGGAATATTTATTTTTTATCCTTTAATAAAAACGATTTACTTGAGTTTTTATTTAACGAATCCAGCAGGAGAAACAACACTTTTTGTCGGTATCGAAAATTATACACGTTTATTTCAATCGCCACTATTTTTACAAAGTTTGAAATCAACTGGTTTATTTGTCCTTTATACAGTCCCAGGAACTATTTTATTCGGTTTTATTTTAGCTATTTTAGCCAATGAGAAATTGAAAGGGATTGGGATTTTCCGGACTTTATTTTCATCAACGATGGGAATCTCGGTAGCTGCATCGTCTGTCTTTTGGATTTTTTTATTCAATCCAACAAATGGGTATTTGAATAAAATCGTACATTTATTTGGTGGAACAGATATCGGCTGGCTAACAGATCCTAAATGGGCCTTGATTTCTGTGGCGGTTTCGACGATTTGGATGAATTCTGGTTTTACATTTTTAATTATTTTAGGTGGGTTACAATCGATTGATACTCAGTTGTATGAGAGTGCCAATGTTGAAGGTGCTGGCTATTTCTATCAACTAAGACGCATTACAGTTCCGATGCTTTCTCCAACTTTATTCTTTATCTTTACAGTGTCAATTATTAATGCGTTTCAAACATTTGGACAAATTGATATGCTGACAAAAGGTGGGCCTAGTAATGAAACGAATCTATTAGTCTATTCAATTTATCGAGAAGCTTTTGTTAATTATCAATATGGATCAGGAAGTGCTCAAGCAGTTATTTTGTTTATTCTGATTTTGGTGATTACAGCTTGTCAGTTTAAGTTTAATGAAAGGAAGGTTCATTACCAGTGAATAAAACCTTTAGTACCAAAGCGATAGTATACCTATTTCTAATTATAGGGAGTCTGGTTGTTTTTACACCGATTATTTTAGCCTTTTTTTTAAGTTTTATGACAAGCCAAGATTATATGGCAGGAAAAATAATACCAACAGAATGGACTTTTGATAATTATAGTACCGCTTTTCAACGGTTGCCCTTAGTAGGTTATTTGCTGAATAGCCTGATTGTTTCCACTTTAATTGTGATTGGACAATTACTTTTTAGCAGTTTAGCAGCTTATGCGTTTGTTTTTATCGAATTTAAAGGGCGCGATGCTATTTTTTATTTATTTATTGCAACGATGATGATTCCTTTTGAAGCGTCAATTATTCCTAACTTTCAAACGATTAAAGCATGGGGATTAATCGATAGTTATTCAGGACTAGCATTGCCTTTTTTAGCAACTGCATTTGGGACTTTTTTATTACGTCAAACGTTTAAACAAATTCCAAAAGAATTACGGGAAGCTAGTGAAATTGTCGGTATCGGTCCATTTCGTTTTTATTGGCAAGTTGTTTTACCAGTAGCAAAAACGAGTTTAGTTACGCTAGCAATTTATGGTTTTCTAACCTCTTGGAATATGTATTTATGGCCATTGTTAGCTTCAACAAATGACTCTGTTCGAACAATTCAGATTGGCTTGAAACAATTACAGTCGCAAGAAACATTAAATGAATGGGGCGTTATTATGGCAGGAGCAATGATTGTTGCCATTCCAACTTTAATTTTACTTTTTATTAGTCAAAAACGGATACAACAAGGATTAGCTGAAGGCGCAGTTAAATAAAACTATTGGAGGAAATTATGAAATTCAAAAAGATGATGGCAGTTGCATTAATTGGTTTAGGAACAGCGAGTGTGTTGGCAGCATGTGATAGTGGAAAAGATACAACAACAGCTTCTGAGAAGGAATCTAGCGAAAAAACAACTGAGAAAACGACAGTCAACTTTTGGCATTCAATGTCTGGAGTGAATCAAGAAGCGCTAAATAAAATCGTGACAGGTTACAATAATTCACAATCTAAAGTTGAAGTTAAAGCGGAGTTCCAAGGAACATATGAAGAATCATTGCCAAAATTCCAAAGTGTTGGCGGAACAAAGGATGCACCAACAATTGTTCAAGTCCAAGAAATTGGTACAAAAATGATGATTGATAGTGGCTTCATTGAACCAATGCAAAAATTTATTGATGCTGATAATTATGATACTAGCGATTTGGAAGAGAACATTGCCAATTATTATAAGGTCGATGGAAAATTTTATTCGATGCCATTTAATTCTTCTACTCCAGTGATGTACTACAATAAAGAAGCATTTAAAAAGGCGGGTCTAGATCCTGAGAATCCTCCGCAAACCTTTGAAGAAATAGAAAAAGCTGGTTTAGCAATTAAAAAAAGTAATCCTGCTATGAAAGGTTTTGCTTTACAAGCTTATGGTTGGTTATATGAGGAGTTGTTGGCAAATCAAGGCAGTTTATTAATGAATAATGATAATGGTCGCAGTAAGACTCCGACAAAAGTAGCGTATGATAATGCTGCGGGACGCTCGATTTTCGAGTGGGCTGAGCAAATGATTAAAGATGAAACTTTTGCTAATTACGGAACAAATGCAGATAATATGGTGGCAGGATTTATTAACGGCGATGTTGCCATGTTTCTACAATCGTCAGCTTCTGCTGGTCAAGTGATTGATGGAGCGAAGTTTGAAGTCGGCGAAGCGTATCTTCCTTATCCCGAAAAAGCTGAGCGTGAGGGCGTTGTAATTGGTGGAGCGAGTTTATGGATGTCTAAAGGGAAAGAAACGGCTGAACAAGAAGCTGCATGGGATTTCTTGAAGTATTTAGCTACTCCAGAAGTGCAAGCAGAATGGCATGTTGCAACAGGATATTTTGCCATCAATTCAAAAGCATACGATGAAGCAATTGTAGCAGAAGCCTATAAAAAGAAACCACAGTTAAAAGTGGCGGTTGAACAATTACAAGCGACAAAAACATCTGCGGCAACACAAGGTGCATTGATGAATATGTTACCGGAAGAACGAAAAATTATGGAAACGGCTTTAGAGCAAGTTTACAATGGAGCTGAAATTGAACCAACATTTAAAGCAGCAGTAGAACAAGTCAATCAAGCCATTGAACAAGCTAATCGAGCAAATAAAAAATAATTAAACATCCCTGCTGCAATCTGAATCAGTGTTTGTAGTAGGGGTATCTTTTATCACGGCTAGTTTTTATGAGTTAGCCTCTCGGAAAAAAGATGAAATTTCGAGGTGACAAAAAAGCGTCACATCAAATTCCCCTATTTTTCATTCGAGCCTGAGCCAACTCAACAAACTTTTTATTTAGGCTAGTTTTTATGATCCAGCCCTTCGGAAAAAAGATAAATTCCCAAAAAAGTAAAGAGATACTTTTCTTGGAATTCCCTATTTTTCTGCAGGTCTAAACGGCTCAACAAACTTTTCATTAAGGAGATATAGATATGTCTAAAACAAAGATTTACGCTCATCGTGGTGCCTCAGGTGAGTATCCTGAGAATACGCTTTTGAGTTTTAGAAAGGCAATTGAGGCAGGTGTTGATGGAATTGAATGTGACATTCACTTAACCAAAGATGAAGAACTGGTTGTAATTCATGATGAAGAGGTGAAACGAACGTTTAAAGGGGAAGGGTTTGTTAATGACTATACACTAGATGAGTTACGAGCACTTACTTTAGCAGAGCGCTATCAACAGTTTCCGTTATACGATCGGAGTTGGGAACTAGAAAAAATTCCAACACTAGAAGAGGTCTTAAAGTTGCTGCAAGGAACTGAAATTGAATTGAATATTGAATTGAAAACGACAATGTTTCCCTATTTTGGTTTAGCTGAAAAGGCAGTCAAGCTAGTTAAAAAGTATCAGTATGAAGAACAAGTTGTGTATTCTTCTTTTCATTATCCTAGTTTAGCAGCAATCAAAGAAGTTGATACTAGTGCTAAAATAGCTTGGCTTGTAGCGCATCCAGTTCCTCGGATTTGGGAATATATTCCTGTGTTATCATTAGATGGTTTACACTTAAGTAAAGAAATTGGTTTAGGTTCTGACTATGCTCAGTTGAAAGGGGCGTGCCAAAATCTTCCTATTCGTTTATGGACTATTAATAGTAGCCAAGATATGAAGGCTAGTATTGGCCAAGATAGTACGGCACTGATGACTGATTTTCCTCGTAAGGCGTTGGAAATTCGAGCACTGTTTAGTTAAGATGAGGAAGCAACGGTTACTATATCCACTACTTTTCTTCATAATGTTGTGTGTAGCTATTGGCTGGACAAAAGAGCAACCAGAATCGAGAGAACCCAAGACTGCGCTTAGCATCATCTCTCACCGCGGGGCAAATGATCGACAACCAGAGCATTCAATATCGGCTTATCAACAAGCTATTCAGGATCAAGTAGACTATATTGAAATTGATCTGCGTATGACCAAGGATCGTCAATTGGTAGCTCTCCATGATGAGACTATCAATCGAACGACTAATGGTACAGGTAAAGTTGAAAATTTTACGTTAGCTGAATTGGAAAAATTGACTTTGGTTAGCACTCAAAAAGAACAAGAAAAAATCCCTACACTAGTAGAGATTTTAGAAAAATTTGGTAAAAGTACTCGCTATTACATTGAGCTACGTGAATCGACAAAAGGCCTAGATATGGTGGAACCCCTGATTCAATTATTAGAAAAAAATGATTTGGATGATGAAAATTTTGTGCTCTTACAATCCTTTTCTTCAGAAAGTCTGATACGTGCTAGGCAGTTAGCACCTAATCTATCTTTAACTTGGTTAATGAAAGCTGGAGACTTTGATTTGAACTCAGCTGTGAAGTCTGATTTTGCTACGATTGGCATTGAATCTCGTGAGGTGACTGATAATGTAGTTCGACAAATACATCGAGCGGGAAAACAAGTACATGTCTACTTTATAAATAAAAAAAGTGAAAAAGCTGAGCAAAAAAGACTTTTAAATAGTCAAGTCGATGGCTACTTTACTGATTTTAACCTATTCACGAAAAAATTAATCAATCTTGAATAAAGAAACACTGAAACCGAGTTTAGAACTCAGATTTCAGTGTCTTTTTTAGCCGTTATGGTGAATAAAAAGTGAAAGCAGGTAACAAATCTCATCTTCTGGAATTAAGATTGAGTATTTTTCTTCAAGTGGTTTAACTAATTGTTGCAATGTTTGATATTCTTGCTGATAAAGGGTTTGAAAACTTGTTTTCTCTGGAAAAGGCTCTAAGGCAGCCCCCGATATTAACCGATCAATCAAGCAAGAAATATGAAAAATAGACCCAAAAACAACTTTAACATTTAAATTAATTTCCATTGTATCTGCAACAGTTTGGATAAACAATTTAGTATCTTGGACAATAGTGTCACTATCGACATATTTTAAATCTTCTTTTAAGGTCTCACCAATAGTGGCATAGGAAAGCTCGATATCAACAATTTCTTGAATACGAGCAATTGTATTTGTTTGAAATAAATCATAAAGATGAAATTGTGGCAGATCCGTTTCTACTGTTAATGAAGTGACTACACAAATAATCGTATATTGTTGCTGCAATTTTTTGATATGCTCCTCAATACTTTCCGCATGGAGAAGTGTAATCGGTAAAATTTGAATGTAGTCTTCTTGGAATTGGATTTTCTTTTCCAGAATATTTTTCATGAGTTTTGCAGTGCCTTCGCCAGTTAAGCAAATGGTTAGAATAACCGTTTTTTGTTCAGAGTGTCTAATAAAGCTCGGTTCCTTTTCGGCGTAGGGTTGTAAATAGAGACTAACTTGTTTTGTATCTCGATAAATTTCATCAAGAGAATGACCCATAACTGCTTTTCGCGTGGCTTCCAGAACATGTAAGGTACTAACTAATGGGAGTGTTCGGCAACGAATGGCCAACTCTTTTTGAATCTCGTTGCTGATATTATTTAGAGATCCCATATCAACTAAAAATAAACAATCTTCTTTTGTGTTACTTTCAATTAAAAAGGTTTTTAAACGAGCCATAACAGTTGCGGGGCTTTCATCAATCTGCATGTTGATTCCAATGGCATGTTGGACACCTAGTAATGAATTTACCAATGTTGACATTGAAGTTGCAGTGGAAGCTCCATGGGTCATAATAATAACGCGCACAAATTTTTGTTTGGCACTAGGCTCTTCCTCGTTATATACGAAAAACATGGCAATAAAGCCAGCTTCATCCATAGGAATGTCAATATCTAAACTAGCATTTAATAATACAACACATTCTAACGCAACTTTAAAGGCCTCGGGGTGTTTTTTTTTGATTTCAGCTAGTTTTGTATTTTCTAGATGTTCACCACTTCGCACGCGAGTATAGGTTGTATAAATATGAACCACCAATGCATGCTTGACCTTTGTTGAAATTTTAGTTTTTAACAATTTTTCACTTAATTCTAGCATTAATTGACTGGCTTCTAAAACACTGACTGGAACAATATTTTTAAGTTGCTGGAAATCAACGGGCTTATCAATCACCGTTGAAAATTGTTGAAAGTATTCTTCAATATTGGTATCAATAATTTTGGCTAGTGCCTCTTGATTTATTTCTAAGTGTTGCATTTCTTGAGAAGTTGAGTCAATCAGCTGATAGACGGATTGGACCGGTTTATTTTCTTGTAGCAATTTAAC
This Carnobacterium maltaromaticum DSM 20342 DNA region includes the following protein-coding sequences:
- a CDS encoding ABC transporter substrate-binding protein gives rise to the protein MKFKKMMAVALIGLGTASVLAACDSGKDTTTASEKESSEKTTEKTTVNFWHSMSGVNQEALNKIVTGYNNSQSKVEVKAEFQGTYEESLPKFQSVGGTKDAPTIVQVQEIGTKMMIDSGFIEPMQKFIDADNYDTSDLEENIANYYKVDGKFYSMPFNSSTPVMYYNKEAFKKAGLDPENPPQTFEEIEKAGLAIKKSNPAMKGFALQAYGWLYEELLANQGSLLMNNDNGRSKTPTKVAYDNAAGRSIFEWAEQMIKDETFANYGTNADNMVAGFINGDVAMFLQSSASAGQVIDGAKFEVGEAYLPYPEKAEREGVVIGGASLWMSKGKETAEQEAAWDFLKYLATPEVQAEWHVATGYFAINSKAYDEAIVAEAYKKKPQLKVAVEQLQATKTSAATQGALMNMLPEERKIMETALEQVYNGAEIEPTFKAAVEQVNQAIEQANRANKK
- a CDS encoding glycerophosphodiester phosphodiesterase; protein product: MSKTKIYAHRGASGEYPENTLLSFRKAIEAGVDGIECDIHLTKDEELVVIHDEEVKRTFKGEGFVNDYTLDELRALTLAERYQQFPLYDRSWELEKIPTLEEVLKLLQGTEIELNIELKTTMFPYFGLAEKAVKLVKKYQYEEQVVYSSFHYPSLAAIKEVDTSAKIAWLVAHPVPRIWEYIPVLSLDGLHLSKEIGLGSDYAQLKGACQNLPIRLWTINSSQDMKASIGQDSTALMTDFPRKALEIRALFS
- a CDS encoding glycerophosphodiester phosphodiesterase; translated protein: MLCVAIGWTKEQPESREPKTALSIISHRGANDRQPEHSISAYQQAIQDQVDYIEIDLRMTKDRQLVALHDETINRTTNGTGKVENFTLAELEKLTLVSTQKEQEKIPTLVEILEKFGKSTRYYIELRESTKGLDMVEPLIQLLEKNDLDDENFVLLQSFSSESLIRARQLAPNLSLTWLMKAGDFDLNSAVKSDFATIGIESREVTDNVVRQIHRAGKQVHVYFINKKSEKAEQKRLLNSQVDGYFTDFNLFTKKLINLE
- a CDS encoding sigma 54-interacting transcriptional regulator; the protein is MRRIELILQELEKSAGNTGLSTQEIAESLGLTRANVSSDLNQLVAEGRATKEIGKPVLYFPLVKVAQLEKFSFDNPSLQMMIEQARAAILYPPKGLNMLFYGETGVGKSMFANLIYEYACSVKKTTKHYPFIHFNCSDYANNPQLLMGQLFGVAKNAYTGATEEKKGLIEEANGGMLFLDEIHRLPPEGQEMFFTFIDRGLYRRLGESNSERSAEVQILAATTEAPESALLKTFQRRIPMVIKIPNLLERTIEERASLITLFFNQEADRLGIPIKVSQNSMRALLSYNCPNNIGQLKNDIQLACAKVYADFIVAHKKELIIHSPELPTHVLNGLYLQVETRDIWTKLSQLHGKYLTFNGTNKVKLLQENKPVQSVYQLIDSTSQEMQHLEINQEALAKIIDTNIEEYFQQFSTVIDKPVDFQQLKNIVPVSVLEASQLMLELSEKLLKTKISTKVKHALVVHIYTTYTRVRSGEHLENTKLAEIKKKHPEAFKVALECVVLLNASLDIDIPMDEAGFIAMFFVYNEEEPSAKQKFVRVIIMTHGASTATSMSTLVNSLLGVQHAIGINMQIDESPATVMARLKTFLIESNTKEDCLFLVDMGSLNNISNEIQKELAIRCRTLPLVSTLHVLEATRKAVMGHSLDEIYRDTKQVSLYLQPYAEKEPSFIRHSEQKTVILTICLTGEGTAKLMKNILEKKIQFQEDYIQILPITLLHAESIEEHIKKLQQQYTIICVVTSLTVETDLPQFHLYDLFQTNTIARIQEIVDIELSYATIGETLKEDLKYVDSDTIVQDTKLFIQTVADTMEINLNVKVVFGSIFHISCLIDRLISGAALEPFPEKTSFQTLYQQEYQTLQQLVKPLEEKYSILIPEDEICYLLSLFIHHNG